In Helicobacter sp. MIT 99-5507, the sequence GAAAACAATAATAAAAAAGATAGAACAATTAGAGATTTTATGCAATCTAGGGGATATAAATGTATAAAGAGATTGACCCAAGATGAAGTTTATGCGAGAGCAGATTCTTTGTAGAATCTATCTTTCATTTTGCCATCGTTATTTTTGTATTATTGAAAATTGCTTTATTTTGTAGTAGAATCTTAGATTTTCTTTTTAAAAAAGATTCTATTAAATAAATGGAGTAGATATGACTAGTATCTTACTAATAACACAAATCATAATAGCAGTAATAATTACAATCGCAGTCCTTTTACAAAAGAGCTCTAGCATCGGTTTGGGCGTGTATAGTGGAAGCAATGAATCTTTATTTGGTGCAAAAGGTCCTGCTGGATTTATGGCAAAATTCACTATGATTATGGGATTGTTATTTATCATAAATACAATAGCACTTGGATGGGCATATTCAAAACAGATGAATAAATCAGTTTTAGATAGCACAAAAGTAGAATCTAGTGTGCCAAAATTGCCTGCAAATAGTTTAGATTCTAATCCTTTAGGCTCTACTAAATCGCCATTTGATGCGCCATCAGCACCATTGTTGCCAAATAAATAAGGAAAATTATTATGTTAAATGATATTTATAATAGCACAAAAGCCAATATGCAAAAGAGTATTGATTCACTAAGAAGGGATTTTGGCACATTAAGAAGTGGTAAAGTCTCTACAATGATATTAGATAATATTAAAATCGATTATTATGGCACACCTACTCCTCTTAATCAAGTTGGTTCTGTTATAGCAAAAGATGCAACTACTATAATTATCACCCCTTGGGAGAAAAATCTATTAAAAGATATAGAAAGAGCGATATTAGAAGCTAATATTGGTGTAAATCCAAATAGTGATAGCGGTAGTGTAAAGCTATTTTTCCCACCTATGACAAAAG encodes:
- the secG gene encoding preprotein translocase subunit SecG — encoded protein: MTSILLITQIIIAVIITIAVLLQKSSSIGLGVYSGSNESLFGAKGPAGFMAKFTMIMGLLFIINTIALGWAYSKQMNKSVLDSTKVESSVPKLPANSLDSNPLGSTKSPFDAPSAPLLPNK
- the frr gene encoding ribosome recycling factor, encoding MLNDIYNSTKANMQKSIDSLRRDFGTLRSGKVSTMILDNIKIDYYGTPTPLNQVGSVIAKDATTIIITPWEKNLLKDIERAILEANIGVNPNSDSGSVKLFFPPMTKEQRQAIAKDAKAMGEKAKIAIRNIRHDSNNSIKKIEKDKAITEDEGRAGLDEIQKYTDEFVKTIEEMVKNKEDEILKV